ACACTTACACGTTATCTTGaatttcgtaacgaccgtaagcggTCACACACTTCTcgaagaagcacttcacgtagGCGATCTGTCTGTGGACCACGAGAGGCTCATAACCACGAccggtgctggtatcataaccagtatggaaagttttccagaaattttAGAAAACCCTGCActtttcccaactcaaaaccgacCGACACGAAAAACAACTCTAGAAAATTCCAAGCCTGCACGCGTCAATGGCAACCGtcgccggcgaacatagccgtctgttgtacgtcacagatgtgacaacgagagttcgctacctcgtcgacactggcgcagaagttaacGTTGTCCCAGCGAATTCTAACGACTCTCTTCACAAATCGGTTTTAAATCCAAAGCcggcaaacggaaagcctatGACCACGTATggtaaaaggtacgtttaccttaacgtggatTTATCCAAACCCATACACTAGATCTTTGTTGTTGCGGATGTTTCTCTGTCAATCACTGAAATAGACCTcttacaacaccacaatctaattatcgatacgcgcaaacggggGCTAGCGGACGGAAATACTTGTTTTCGACCAACCACGAagacatggcattactgtaaacattcagaaatgccaagtGGGGACTGACTCAATAGATTTCCTAGGAAATACTATAGATGCGCAAGGCATCCAACCctttagaaccaaagtggcggcaattctggattacccagaaccggcCACCATTAGGCAATTACACACGTTCCACGGCCTTGTAAGTCTCTGTCGACGTTTCATACCTAAGTGTGCGTCACTTATGAAACCGCTAACCgatcaacttcgtggaaatgcgaaatccatcaatctaGACGACACTGCGCAAAAAGCATTCTTTACAATTAAGGAACATATtactaaagcaacaatgcttgcacatcagggcactcaagcacccattagtagTGCAGTAGATGCATCCGACCCAGCAATCGGAGAAGTCTTACAACAATAGGTTAACCactcctggcaacctttggcatttttctctagacggttgctagacgcTGAATCGAGGTATAGCActttcggtagggaactcctagatATGAATTGTGTTGGACGACATTTTCAACATCATATCGCAGGCCGTgaatctgtagaattatggtctactatgatattagtactgctctaacaatagacctaatcctaaatttgtagatttgtcatgatataactgcctaatctataagatcttacgtggaagtcacaccatcgactacaccaactcaccgtatcgtaacaactaccaatacatgatgaagaacaagcttaggctagagaaagaacaatatatttaatatgaacagAAGATATGaggtaacattcagagggaccacacctgcatggccgagccatgccatccgatcaactccaattcattcaactcattgttcgcgccttctccattgttaggtatttctccgcgttaaatattgaatatctattttctgagtagtctcgtgttcacagctttgtggactgTATGGCTATTGtacaatgccactacaaatccACTCTTTTTACTAACCATAAACCTCTTACTTTCTCTTTAAGCCactcttcagacaagtactcaccatttgagtctcgacaactggactacatcttgcagtttacttcagatattcaacgcTCTTCTGGAGCAACCGATACAGTCGCGGACGCCTTGTCTCTAGTAACTTTCCTGAACAGTtcccaaggaatcgaccttcttaaactcgtccagcttcaaaaagaagagaTTGATCTTCAGTACGAGTTATCGTCAACAACCAACGATAGcgtcagcatcgatcgcctcagaGCAGCTTATTTGTTAGGAAATCCTGTTCACATCGATTTTCCTTCATACCATCGAACGATACGAAACCTACACTTACAATACATCAAGCGACAGCTAACACACATGATGATACTTCGGCAGTATCAGAAAATGAACTTAAAACATAGCGTTCTGGAAGAAAAGTAAGGTTTTCAGAACATTTGAACGATTGTTGCACGTAAAATACTAGTTTACATTTTATATCATCTCGATTTTTCTTTGTACTATatgtaatataaaaaaaacaatttaaatatgcttatatgtttatttttaattccgAAAACAAACGAACAAAAAATCACATAGTAAAAATCCTTTTTTTACTCTATTGCCTGTGCATGAGTTTTTTTCACCCGATTTGTGTTTTTATGCGCGTACATGTCTATTTCGAAAAGCACttacatatatttttcttttacagGACGTCTACAAAGGAAGATAGAAAGAacgaaattttcattttactttttctttttttgctaTATTGTACTTCATGGTCCTTTATGGTGAGGAAAGACGACCAAACGCTGCTAAACCCAGCAGGCTATCAGAAAaatgtttaccaacgacaaactcgtcggggttaaacttctggctggccaagTCTTAGGGCCATCACTGcccccactaggggggagtgatctgtagcgttaaataaatccctaaaataaatagctctgtaaggtTTCGACATTAggtgctgaccacattagtttaatggactcacctagctgaaggcgctcggtgtGCAGCCACACCAGaccacgagtgggaacgccgcgcacaacaacccctgcaatctcTAGCCAGATtggatcagacgatcctcggtatattgatagtctatcaaatatatcttcgaacctccccacacctgtcttttgatttcacttgccGGGTACGATtaatattaggtgttactggttaaagcattgacaaactctgaatacctgtggcatcttcagcaGATAATCATTAATTGGATGATGTCGTAGCCCTGAGTCAAAAGCTTATGCACTGATGTCAGCTATCCAAAAAAAACTCTATCCTTACGGCCTAATTGGCAATAAACGGCGCACAATGCTCCTGGTACAATAAGACCCGACAGTAGCGCAAAGTGAACAGGCAACCTGAAATTCACACAATACATGATTTATAGCCAATACCGTGACCACACTATGGCGAACGATGAAAGTTCAGTTTAGTTCCCCTGAGGCATCAAACACAGTGAAACTAAGTATCTGACATGAACAAAGATATACTGTAGAGTCATcacataaaaacaaaacatatgGAACACAAATATATCAGAAACAGATGAGACAGCATTTTGTTAAGACCGAAAAAGTGATAAGTGTCTTATCGTTTTGTAACTGTAGCACTGTGAACCCTATGGTCACGGCCAATAGATTTACAGATTTGATTTATTGTCGCTGAACACAAGAGGCTTCTACTCTATACACATTTTATTGTACTGATATTAAACAGATATTGGGCATTGGCGAAATTAGTAGCGCGAGCTATGGATCCTTCTCTGAATTATCCTCAAATCTACAAAGCTCTTAGCATTGATGTTAAGAAGTACTCTTTGCTTATTATGTTATAAAATTCCGTTCAAGGAAATTAAGCGAGATAAATAAGTGTGACGAACAGGCTACTGACTATggtaacaaaaatatatgtaatcGTTGATTTCTTCGTGCAACCAGCTAGTGTAGCGAAAAGTTTGGCCGTCCAAGAATGTCATGAGTTAGCGGCAGTCTTTTTACTGGGCAAAGCAAAGTAGGTTcactattctcgtatatcacaCAATTAATTAACGGGCACATATCTTTGCTTAGTCCCTCGGTCAAATGTCTGAAAAGTTTTGGCTTCAGATAATAAAGCCTGACTATAATCCTTAATACTTTTTCACGTCACATGAGACATTTGAGTCCTAATAAATTATCAAggttggaagacaagaaaaattagggcACATCCgttgcaaatttatcactaattaGTTTCTTTTAATGCGTTTAAGTCACTTCTGGTTATTCTATTTGACAATGGAAATAGGTTTAGCTTAGTCAGTGTAGTATCAGACGACAGCTCCACACTGTAGACCGGAGGTTGTGTGACAATGTCACTGAAAGGCgcacctcagaagtacataaatctTGTGAGGGCTCATTATTCGAACACttccagtcgagtcagagcttatagcgaactgtcatctgatttcacAACTTTAAACGGTGCCTGGCAAGGCTTCCCACTATCCTCATTTTCGttaaatttcatcatagacctactagTGGGAATACGTTCCCGTTGTCTAAATTTCCAGGTATTGATCCACCAGGAGGTCCAcctatcgacttagaatatgcagataacatagtcctgttttgtgaagacactgataaaatgcaaagtcttttggtagcactgaacaACAataccaggatgtttgggatgcgttctAAATGCgaattgttgcttcaggactggcctgtgtCAATACCTGGACTAAGGATCGAGattgaagtagtcgaacgcgtcgacaacttcacttatcttggaagtctgatcagccctaatgagtttgtctgacgaaatctctgcatcAATTCAGTAAAGCTCGTTTGGCGTTTGTCAATTTACGTGAcatatggcgaaggcgagatatccgtctatcaattaagggatgaGTATACTGCGTGGCAGTTCATTCTGTTCTACTTGACGGCTGggaaacgtgaccattaagggtagaggatacttgtaagttactagtatttgattacaaatatcttagaaatattgctcgcatgtGTTAGAATCACTGGGTCAGTAATAGTaaggttagacgcaggatatTAGAGAGTGATGGTGGTAAATCAGCTGACGGGTTGTGAATGTTCATAGACTGAGACGGTTAGGCCACGTTTTACTCATGCCAATATTCTATTCCACAAAACAGttgagcaacgttaggagaatcagtcccatggtagccggtgaccaacaataggttcatacgccatttgttccttcaggatcctagagccacatgtgcactattggtttggaaccagggttttccaactcccctagacaGATTCACTAACCTGGTGCAAGCCCCTGCAGGACATTctcctttcgtcctctcaatttcgtaaaaaacaccACCGTTGAAAGGAGGCAGtaattaggacttccctgatagtagctgtatacgcgtggtcatttgATGGCATTTGGAGAATGAGAACGAGCTCCCCTGACCTTCGActgtactagggcatttgggggtcaTGGAGCAAACAAACATATAAAACCACCTGTTTTTGAGAATATTTTAGAAACAGATCTGTGATTAACTTAGTCGAGGAGATTAGAATATTAGGGTCATTACAACAGGCTTCTAGCTGTCCTACAGTTACTTACTGTCTCCAAACAACCTGAACGATAATTTGACACAATTGTCGCAACCCTTGCGGAGGTTGCAATCCTCATGTGTAGCCTGAAGCGAGGGATGGTCTTGGGACTAACTTCTGAGATCCCTAGTGGCGGTGCCCAAGTTGTTGACTGAGAACTGAACGTAATCTCATATGATTGGTCTTAATCTCTGTTCATTACAGATTGTATAAAAGTAAGTCGGTCCCCTTATAATAACCGCGTAATAATTCGTtttacctatatatatatatatatatatatatatatatatatatatatatatatatatatatatatatatatatattctgaggGTAAGTGAATTCTGTTTGTTTTCTTCAGATGTGAATTCGCTGCTAAAAATCTGACTTCTGAAGCATCAACATTATTTACAGCTgcaaaatattttatacaagCTGATGACAAATTGGTTTGCACTAATTCTATTAATTATGAGGATAACTTAAATTGCGCGATTCTTTGTTTATTAAGAGCAGCAAGAGTAAACAATTTCATTACTTTCAACATATATGCATACAATAGATCTATGAATTGAATGAACTTTTCACATTAGCGACAAACGTTTACATTTATCTGGTGGATACGTTAATGgtaattctttttttgttttgtttttctttccaaCTAAACTTGAAATAAATCAAGTAACCCATTGTAACTGTAATGGCTGACCCTGTGTCAAACTCGCATAGGCTATTCCAGTTTCTGGACCAGTCAGTCTGTTCgttcttctcaagccacatttttacCTTCGCTTATTAGTCCTGACTGTTTTTTATGTGGTCGTATGTGTGCTAATTACTTACCCTACTCATTATgtttctgtaacttatttttctcTGACTAtgaatatcgattcacgcttggttaCATTGAGTTGACTCATATGCCATCCACCATTCGTTTCGTTTCACTCTGTTCTGTTTGTTCCCTTCGCTGCGTTTCGCTGATTATCTGTTCATATCAATGGGTGTAGGAAATATACTTACTTATACCTAATTGTCGTATTCAACTCACTTAATTCCGATGTTCATCAACGCGAGTTAGgtcaataattatatacgaggattggtgacatgtatatttcgacaacAATCATTCGATAACGAGCACTCATCCAATGTAACTGAAGTCAGATTTCGGGCCACTAAATATCATTCGATGGAAATAGAGCAAGTTCAGCAAAGGAAtttttcttttcgatgaaatcatttacttatacTGTATGTACGTTTGTTTTTTACAGTTTGAAAGAATATGTCAGtctaatgataaataaaaagaataattatattataaagTGATCCGAGCTTTCAAATGTCCAAAGAAGATTGCGTAATTGTAAGGAATGAGAATAATCTACCGGTCAggaatatgataaataattattgacTTAAGAAAGAGGTGGAAAACGTAAACGTCATTTAGACAATTGAATCATGAAAAATCTTGTTAATTGATCAATAATAACTGATCACGATTTAGAAAAGtgctatttattattatttaaacagataaacattggtacaaggaggcgccAAATATGTTTACGCCACATAAATCaatcgatttatgtgagggctgtgatactgtccggatGCCCAGaacaaaacaggtggttttcttagggggccacatccggaaccttcgacctaaaggtttgatccacaaggcagtggagcaacgtcaggagatgcagtcccatggtagccggtgaccaacaataggttcatacaccatttgttccttcatgaTACTGGAACCTATACGCACCGttagtttagaatcagggtttttcaactctctTAGATGGATctttcatatccaccaacccggttaaagcgccggacattcgcttctcgttctctcaatttcgtaaacaacatccgtgatgcgagaagacagtgagtaggacttccctggtagtagttgtatgcatgtgaccatgtgagagcatttcgagaagtagagctgactctcctcactcggccgtaccaaggcatttgagggtttaaaagtattaaataatagtagaaataataataaactcaaAACATACTGGAAAAAGATATTAGGTTAATGAAAGGATGGAAAATTACACGTATTACTTTTTTGCACACATAGTTCAGGCTAGAAATGATAAATCAATTGCAAACATTTTAACAGTGCTTAATTTCGTTTTACTGTGTAGATTATTTTGAAGGACCATTCATTTGAATTGACATGGTCTAAGTGTTCTTGTATTGAGCTActgattatttcatatttccCTTCTTCTTATAAACTCAcgtataatttattaaataactggtaaaactataattcatggacgacctTTAAGCGACCCTAAAATGATCTTAGAATTTCGAACCACTGCTTACTAAATttaaatgagttattatattagtgtgaagaataaggattaagatttacagttgaatgttaaggttaggaataagatttatgattttcatcacgaattgtacatcagctataatactgCTAAATATGGTATTCAATCAAATGAGTGGATTAAATTAACACGCTAAAATTCAAGATTTGTTATTTCAAATGTGATTAGTTTGTTCATAAATGATAATCTCTCCATATAACTACAAAGACGATTATACAGTTTACAGTTTTACAGAAAGAAATTTTTCTTGATTGAACtatcattgtttgtttgtttttctatttttttttgtttctctcATAGAGACGATATAAATTTCATCAATCTATACCTTATATAAAACGATCTATAGAAATTGTATCCAAAGATATACTATTAAGTTTAGAATTATATAAACGTTTAAGTTATTGTCAATTATATATACGTAAGTTGTCTTAtatataaattatgtattctccTTTATTTGAATAGATGATTGGCCTGGTGCATTGTATACTTTTATATGTATACAAAATTTAACAAAAAAAGAATTGagtaagtttatatatataatttcctATTCAATCCCAATATATCTATATTATTAGCATTGAATTCATTTGATCTATATATACAATATTGgagtatatctgaaatatttCGAGTATTACTTATACTTCTATGTATGGTATGTTCCATTTCAGTTATGATTTCTTCTTTATTACTCgatgaataataatcatcattattgaTAGCCTTCCTATAGATTACATAATCTTGATTCATCGGATTATTCTTTAAAACAATATGATATTATTGTAACTGATGAAAAAGTTGaagatttattcaaattatCTACATTGAATTCTGTTTATAtggataataatttatttattctattacaGTCTTTTGTGGTAAGTCAattaatactatatatatatatatactattcattaataatatgaatgttttaataataataaaaataattattgacaATTTTTAGTATGAGGTTTTGTAAACATTGTAGTATTTTcgcagtcagtcagctacaacgtagcactaggcacatatatgcatcgatccaagttgccataccgcattagcacagcaagatgaacaccggattcatagaagtagttcattcaatggtggtaatctATAAAAGatagattgcatataaggatggatatagtacaggaagaaagttTAATGGAAGAcatagagtgtatacactgacgccattgtaatcgattctgagccatgtcaccaagagtctccaactattggttacgatagtcacgtggacctcAATCagttagtctgcatctaccaacatggctcataccagaagttagtggctttgtggactgatgccacgttttggctggtttggccgcccctaactttcttccaactattcccaacactagtcagcattgagcgtcgtggtactcggtgttcaggcatacgtaacacgtgacccaaccatctcagtcgatgaagatttataacttcatcaactgatttaccatcatcattccctaataccctgagtctgacctcactattacttacctggtgattcTAACacatgcgagcaatatttctaagatatttgtaatcaaatactagtaacttacaagtatcctctacccttaatggtcacgtttccCAGCCGTCAAGTAGAACAGAATGAACTGCCACGCAGTATACtcatcccttaattgatagacggatatctcgccttcgccatatgTCACGTAAATTGACAAACGCCAAACGAGCTTTACTGAATTGATGcagagatttcatcagacacaaacccattagggttgatcagacttccaagataagtgaagttgtcgacgcgttcgactacttcaatctcgatccttagttcaggtgttgacgcagaccagtcctgaagcaacaacttgcattaaGAGGGaaagaagcgcattccaaacatcctgttATTGTtgttcagtgctaccaaaagactttgcattttatcagcgtcttcaccaaacaggactatttcatctgcgtattctaagtagATAATTGAAAGtcataaccagtggagttcagtctGTGTCGGGTGGAGACTGTTATCTACCTCagataatgaatgaaatgtTGCGAAAtatcatggatcaattgaagttagacattgacattgTTGGATACTGGCTCAATGGTTTGAAGTTTAAATGTTCACGCGTGAGACTTAAGGTCCTGTGTTTGAGTCTAGCATGCgagatcgtgggtgtgcacttctgaggagtcacatactaggtcGAAATGGCATTCCAGggatttcagattttcaatggtggtctagcttagattgactcattaGTTCAACTGTGGAAATgttgacattttttaaaattcaataaaacCTGATACTATCGGGCACTAGAAGTAGAAAACACTGCAAAAGTAAGAATGGATATCGTTATGTTAGGATAAAAATAGGTAATTGGAATGCAATCAAAACAACTATAGAATGTAATGATTGATACTGTGGATAAAAATACTattctttcagttaaataaATTCATCTATGTTTTAAGGAGAGTGTAAGTGAAAACATCGACAGGATCAGCAGTGTCCTCTATTCTATATTATTTCTGATAACATCTCAAGCCGATgagttgcaccatctctaggacttCAATCAAGAAGTCGTAAGATAACCCAACAGACGCCAATCATATACTTTTTTTTCGAGTCACGATACTATCGTAGACCGAACACTTGTCTGCTTTTTTCATCTAGTTTTAGCGCTATTGTCACTTACGAAAGAATTCTATTATTAACTAGTAAATGAGACTGTAATTTCACTTTCCCTGTTATCTTTCGTATTATTGGTAAATATCTACTTTTTTATTATCTTAACATTTTGACATTCAGTAGTATAATGAACAAAGTTTAAAAAACAACTCTCATAGGTTATAGTGTTTTTCTCAACTACTTAGTTGATACCCTTACAACAACCGTACTCAATGGTTGCAGACTTTAAACAATAAGACTTAGAATTAGTTACATGGGCTTAGGTTCATTTACTATTTATCCCTCCTCTAGATATTTAGTTAGTGTTTTTTCTGTACATAATACATTTTGGATGCTTCACTTTTTTGTTCAAGTATTGTCGTTACTATCCAAAAAGTTTACATCAGTATAATTCTAGATTGTTACTTTTTCATGCCAATTAAACATCACAAAGCTAAATTGAAAACCTTCTATCGTTGATCAGTCCTCTTATTGGCTGTTCACATTCAATTCGATCACTCAATAAATGGATTTAATGTTCATTCCTCAAAATCATGCAAATACTATTTATAGAGTGCTATATGCCCATTCTATTGCTTTTCTTCAACGTCTGAAAAATCTGTTTTAAAGATCAGTCTTCTCTTCTTTATTAAATGTGGTTGTGTCAAAGTTGAAAAGTCATTTTCTATTAACTGTTCAATCTACTTAATCCCTTTAGAtcaagtgttttttttcttgttaaaaCCTTCCTGACCATATTCTTCTCTAGTACAATAAATCACACTTGTAAATTCTAATATAAACTTTAGCAAAAAGAAATCTCTATGTTGGTAAATTAAAGTGTTATAATGAGTCCTGGTACGGCCaaaggtggggagagtcaactctccctctccgaatactctcacatagccacgtgcatacaaccaatACCAGGGCAGTCTTACTCAATGTCTTCTCGCATCatggatgttgtttacgaaattgagagaacgagaagcgaatgtccggcgctttaaccgggttggtggatataaaTGATCTATCTAggagagttgaaaaaccctgattctaaactaaTGGTGTATATAGGTTCTAGTATcacgaaggaacaaatggcgtatgaaccaatcgttggtaaccggctaccatgggactgcatctcctgacactgctccactgccttgtggatcaaacctttaggtcgaaggtccCGGGTGTAGTcccgtaagaaaaccacctgcttcattCTGGGAacctggacagtatcacagcccacacacataTCAAGtgatttttgtggcgcatatgtgttcgatgttgctttgtaccaatatttatgtgttcaaataaataaataaattggtcaTATAAATTTTAGCCACTCAATTGAAGATTAGAATTCCTATTCATCTACTTCCGTCTAGACAAACAGTGACTATGCGTCATTAATTCAGTGTGACTCAAAATCGACTTAACGAACCTGTACATGATAATGAgttcaggatgataataataataatgataataataatcgtaaaataatacataatttgttccaattttttattgtttttattttgttctcTCTGTTAGTTGGCACATCAATCAAAAGATATTTTAGAATTAGAATCACTTTCAGTTATGCTtcaatcatttgtaaatttagaacaacgTGAATTAATTAGTTTAATTCTTCGTGAAATAATAGTGGTTACATcgtgaagaaaaacaaaataaatgggTTTTTCTCTGTCAACATATTCAAATGAAACAAACCTCTCTGTGTCCTACTTTGTGATCTTTCAACCAGAAAACTCAACGGTTGTCAAGTTCTAGCAAGCTTACTTCCTTGTTCTTCTAATATGTATATGTGATATTTTTCTGCTTTACTTCAATAAAGTTGAATTAtctctgtaaattatttttcataaaatatgtttttcaacAGAATTTAGACTTTTCTTTTGATCTCCGGTATAGGAGATGTCATAAAGATTGATGATTTTTCAATTCATGTCACGTACTGATCTCAGCTAGATAATCAGAAAGCACTGAATAGCTGTTTCGTCACAGTATAAGACTTCTCAATGGTTCACACTTACAACTATTAGCGTtaacagtatagggttgtggagactgttgattttcattaaaattacgAGTCGAGTAATGTTAGGCTTGTCGGTAATgtgaaagtactggatggccgtttcgtcgtagtatagggcttctcagcagtgcgtatccacgaccgtGTATGCGGCGACCAAACTTGAGACCTTCGGTCACGCTCGCGAACTCTCGACATTTTAACTACTCAGCGCACTGTTGAGGCGTTCCTTGTTAaaatgaaacggtcgtccagtgtttccaggcttTTACTGATAGTATAATAGATAGATTGGGAAACTTTTGGTAACTTTTTGTTTCCTTCTCGAATTGCAACCGTCTGGCTTAATTTAAAATTTGTGTTGACTTCCTCTTTTCACTGATGACAGTATACATTTCTGAATTAGCCCACTTTTTCTTGAGATCCCGGTATTTCCTCATCTAGAAGCTGTGTTTTCTCTAAATAACCCTTCTTAAGTTAGAGCAGATGgataattcaactattattttAAGAAAAGCATAGGCCAGTCTCAAAAAACTTATTCAACAAAATTATAGGTCCTGTTGACAGAATGTTCAAGATTTGCTCTTCATTAGTGATTTACACCTCTGAAGTACTAAAAAGCCTTAAGTCACTTTATTCTTGGTATGAGCCGCGTCTAAAGTATGGGGATTAGTGATACTACTCGGTTGTTCAAACTGTAGTAGGTTTAGTGG
This DNA window, taken from Schistosoma haematobium chromosome 7, whole genome shotgun sequence, encodes the following:
- the F8A2_1 gene encoding coagulation factor VIII-associated 2 (EggNog:ENOG410N11B~COG:S), which translates into the protein MDPSLNYPQIYKALSIDVKKKLSEINKCDEQATDYASVAKSLAVQECHELAAVFLLGKAKCEFAAKNLTSEASTLFTAAKYFIQADDKLVCTNSINYEDNLNCAILCLLRAARIYELNELFTLATNVYIYLVDTLMRRYKFHQSIPYIKRSIEIVSKDILLSLELYKRLSYCQLYIHDWPGALYTFICIQNLTKKELTLNSFDLYIQYWSISEIFRVLLILLCMPSYRLHNLDSSDYSLKQYDIIVTDEKVEDLFKLSTLNSVYMDNNLFILLQSFVLAHQSKDILELESLSVMLQSFVNLEQRELISLILREIIVVTS
- the F8A2_1 gene encoding coagulation factor VIII-associated 2, variant 2 (EggNog:ENOG410VDCW~COG:S), with translation MDPSLNYPQIYKALSIDVKKKLSEINKCDEQATDYASVAKSLAVQECHELAAVFLLGKAKCEFAAKNLTSEASTLFTAAKYFIQADDKLVCTNSINYEDNLNCAILCLLRAARIYELNELFTLATNVYIYLVDTLMRRYKFHQSIPYIKRSIEIVSKDILLSLELYKRLSYCQLYIHDWPGALYTFICIQNLTKKELTLNSFDLYIQYWSISEIFRVLLILLCMVCSISVMISSLLLDE